From Candidatus Neomarinimicrobiota bacterium, the proteins below share one genomic window:
- a CDS encoding SDR family oxidoreductase yields MKRFEGKTAVITGGAGGIGSITGELMAKEGAKVLLVDLHEDDLKKTVEKINNPNVHYFAADVTDEKQVQAYAKKAEELFSHVDIFFNNAGIEGKVLPLEDYPSDLYRKVIDVNVHGVYYGLKYIFPLMKKSGKGGSVIITSSVAGIKGTPNVLPYVTSKHAIIGMMRSAALEGAPHKIRVNTVNPSPIDNRMMRSLEEGFAPGQGEEAKKSFEQSIPLGRYGTNEEVARLVLFLASDDSEFITGTVNPVDGGMTA; encoded by the coding sequence ATGAAACGTTTTGAAGGAAAAACAGCAGTCATCACTGGTGGTGCCGGTGGAATCGGTTCTATTACCGGTGAATTGATGGCCAAAGAAGGAGCAAAGGTTCTTCTTGTTGATTTACATGAAGATGATTTAAAAAAGACCGTTGAAAAGATAAACAATCCAAACGTACACTATTTTGCAGCGGATGTAACAGATGAAAAGCAGGTCCAGGCTTACGCAAAAAAAGCAGAAGAGCTCTTCAGTCATGTTGATATATTTTTCAACAATGCAGGAATCGAAGGGAAGGTCCTGCCCTTGGAGGATTATCCATCGGACCTTTACAGGAAAGTCATCGATGTGAATGTCCATGGGGTATATTACGGACTCAAATATATCTTCCCCTTGATGAAAAAATCAGGAAAGGGCGGCTCCGTGATTATCACATCGTCTGTTGCAGGTATAAAAGGTACCCCTAATGTCCTGCCTTATGTGACCAGTAAACATGCAATTATTGGGATGATGCGCTCTGCTGCCCTGGAAGGAGCTCCCCATAAAATCCGTGTGAATACCGTCAATCCGTCTCCTATTGACAACCGGATGATGCGGTCTTTGGAAGAAGGATTTGCACCAGGCCAGGGAGAAGAAGCAAAGAAAAGTTTTGAGCAATCCATTCCACTGGGACGGTACGGTACAAATGAAGAAGTCGCAAGACTGGTCTTGTTTCTTGCCAGTGACGATAGTGAATTCATCACAGGTACCGTCAATCCGGTGGATGGTGGCATGACGGCCTGA
- a CDS encoding ribokinase yields MPKVYASGLLVYDHVLFLDSYPALNEKRITSDFHRFFGGPASNALAFLSRSGVETALLAAVGDDGTGRTVVDEIGSQGVRTDFIQTKKKLASPVAYILIEKSNHGKRTAILSHDVLCCPAYHADFVESMTPGDILLLEGRYEETEYRLGREAHEKGVITVLDPGTRVLNLEKWSTCIDYWLVPKEGVTQTLGTIDLFTACHFLSKPPVKMAGITLGAGGVVYGNREGTAFQPAFHVDAVDSNGSGDIFHAGFIWGLLQGWDIPACVEFGAAAGALAATFIGTHSPELTAQAIKSHFTFHHLPD; encoded by the coding sequence ATGCCGAAGGTTTACGCAAGCGGTCTTCTGGTCTATGACCATGTGTTGTTTTTGGATTCTTACCCTGCCCTGAATGAAAAAAGGATCACATCAGACTTCCACCGGTTTTTTGGCGGACCGGCGTCCAACGCCCTTGCCTTTCTTTCCCGTTCCGGTGTGGAAACGGCTCTGCTTGCGGCGGTAGGGGATGATGGGACCGGCCGGACGGTGGTTGATGAAATCGGAAGCCAGGGTGTCAGGACGGATTTTATTCAGACCAAAAAAAAGTTAGCCAGCCCCGTTGCCTATATTCTCATCGAAAAATCCAACCATGGTAAACGGACAGCAATCTTATCCCATGATGTACTATGCTGTCCGGCATACCACGCCGACTTTGTCGAGTCCATGACTCCCGGAGATATCCTGCTTCTGGAGGGCCGTTACGAAGAAACTGAATACCGGCTTGGCCGGGAAGCCCATGAAAAGGGGGTTATTACTGTTCTTGATCCCGGAACCCGCGTACTAAATCTGGAAAAATGGTCTACCTGTATCGATTACTGGCTGGTTCCGAAGGAAGGTGTCACCCAAACTCTGGGCACAATCGATCTTTTTACAGCCTGTCATTTTTTATCCAAACCACCGGTGAAGATGGCGGGCATTACGCTGGGAGCCGGAGGGGTGGTATATGGTAACCGGGAAGGCACCGCCTTTCAGCCTGCCTTTCATGTGGATGCAGTGGACAGCAACGGCAGCGGGGATATTTTTCATGCGGGGTTTATCTGGGGACTCCTTCAGGGATGGGATATACCGGCCTGCGTAGAATTCGGGGCAGCAGCCGGGGCACTTGCAGCCACCTTTATCGGGACCCATTCACCAGAGCTGACAGCCCAGGCAATCAAAAGCCATTTTACCTTTCACCATCTTCCAGATTAA
- a CDS encoding glucose-6-phosphate isomerase codes for MSVRYDDEKLCHSFEPIHVEDVEDRTHESLHLLLDRKGPGHEFLGWMDLPLQSPEEFEPLSRVAEEIKSSGDLLVCVGIGGSYLGAKAVIHSLFPENDRIRFAGHHLSPLELSRLLKELENKDFYINVISKSGTTTEPGVAFRFLKQLAEKKYGKETSKRIIATTDASKGALRTLSEQEGYRTFTIPDNVGGRFSVLTPVGLLPVLATGGDLKKILKGAKAGYQQGSLDDRQNPAFRYARNRKILWKNGKAIEILATFEPQMHYLAEWWKQLFGESEGKEGKGLYPASADFTTDLHSLGQWIQEGTRNIFETFLVIEHYETDLAVEKSRQNLDGLDYLTGKKMSWINRKAYEGTRQAHEDGGVPVSAFYLDRLDEENLFELLVIFEFAIAIYGYTLGVNPFDQPGVEAYKKNMFKLLGK; via the coding sequence ATGTCTGTACGCTATGATGATGAAAAACTTTGCCATTCATTTGAACCCATTCATGTGGAAGATGTGGAGGACAGAACCCATGAATCCCTCCATCTGCTTCTGGATAGAAAAGGCCCCGGACATGAATTTTTAGGATGGATGGATTTGCCTTTGCAAAGCCCTGAAGAATTTGAACCACTGTCCCGCGTGGCTGAGGAAATTAAATCAAGTGGCGACCTCCTGGTCTGTGTGGGCATCGGAGGATCTTATCTGGGAGCCAAAGCCGTTATTCATTCCCTCTTTCCTGAAAATGACAGGATTCGCTTTGCCGGTCACCATTTGAGTCCTTTGGAATTAAGCCGGCTCCTGAAAGAACTCGAAAACAAAGATTTTTATATCAATGTCATTTCCAAATCCGGGACGACCACCGAACCGGGTGTGGCATTCCGCTTTTTAAAGCAATTGGCTGAGAAGAAATATGGAAAAGAAACTTCCAAACGGATCATTGCCACAACCGATGCTTCAAAAGGTGCCCTTCGCACCCTGAGTGAGCAGGAGGGATACCGGACTTTTACCATTCCGGATAATGTGGGCGGACGGTTTTCTGTCCTCACTCCGGTAGGACTCCTGCCCGTACTTGCCACCGGGGGAGATCTGAAAAAGATTTTGAAAGGTGCCAAGGCCGGATATCAACAGGGATCTCTTGATGACCGGCAAAATCCGGCTTTTCGCTATGCCCGGAACCGGAAAATCCTTTGGAAAAACGGAAAAGCCATTGAAATCCTTGCCACCTTTGAACCGCAGATGCACTATCTTGCCGAATGGTGGAAACAGCTTTTTGGAGAAAGCGAGGGGAAAGAAGGAAAAGGACTCTATCCGGCTTCTGCTGATTTTACGACGGATCTTCATAGTCTGGGGCAATGGATTCAGGAAGGAACCCGGAATATTTTTGAAACATTCCTTGTGATTGAACACTATGAAACAGATCTTGCCGTGGAAAAAAGCAGGCAAAATCTGGACGGACTGGATTATCTGACGGGTAAAAAAATGAGCTGGATTAACCGGAAAGCTTATGAAGGAACCCGCCAGGCCCATGAGGATGGCGGAGTGCCGGTTTCTGCCTTTTACCTGGATCGCCTGGATGAGGAAAACCTATTTGAATTGCTGGTCATCTTTGAATTTGCCATTGCTATCTATGGATATACATTGGGCGTGAATCCCTTTGACCAGCCCGGTGTGGAAGCGTACAAAAAGAACATGTTTAAACTGCTTGGGAAGTAA